GTGGGGGCGCCGTCGTGCTCCTCGAACATGTGCCAGATCTCGTGCCCGATGATCACCAGCTGGTGTTCCAGGTCGGTGTGCCGCTCATAGGCGATCACGTCGTGGGTGGCGCGGTCTATCCATAACCCGCTGGCGATGCCGGGCGGGAAGGGCACCGCGTGCAGCCGGACCGGACGCCCCCGGACCCGTTCGAGGGCCGCGCCGATGGCCGGGACGACGCCGGCCTCGCTGTCGGGCAGCTCCAGGGCCGACAGCAGGCGGGCGCTGAGCCGCCTCATGGCCCGCGCTCCCGCGCTCACCGCTGCGCCTCGGCGTCGTCGAGTTCCAGCAGCGCCTTCAGCGTCGCGTTGAGCACGTGCCACCGCTCCGGTGGCAGGTCGTGCGCCTGCCGGAGGGCGACGCCGCGTACGTCGCCGTACCGCGACAGCGCCCCGGCCAGCACTCCGGCCAGTGGGTCGGCCAGTGGGTCGGCCGACGGATCGGCCGGGCTGCGCGCGGGCCGCAGTGCGGCGAGCACGGGCAGCAGCGCGCGGTTGAGCGCGTCGGGCGCCGGGGCCGTGAAGAACGCCTCGCCGCCCTCGACGCCGAAGAACCCCACCAGCCCGTGCAGCAGTTCCACACTGGGGACCTTCTCGCCGGAGCACACCTGCCGCGCCCAGAACGCGGAGACCCCCAACTGCCGCGAGATGTCACCGGCCAGGTCCGACATGCGGGTGCCGGTCCGCTGCAGACGGGCGTCCGCGAGGGCCTTGATACGGGTGCGCACCCGCTCGTTGACGGTGTCGGCGGGCGGTTCACCGCCGTCGAGCAGCGTGCGGACGGTGGCTTCCGGCAGGGCTGTCCCGGCGGCCAGCGCTTCGGGGTCGAGCGGGTCCGGATGGGCCGCGCCTCGCTCCAGGACGAGCGCCCGGAGCCGTTCGAGCGTCACGGGCAGAGGCGGGACAGGATCCACCGGGATGCTCCAGGGTGCGAAACCGATCATATTGGCGTGCCCATTGGCACTGTACCGCCCGGCCGCACCGGCATCAATGATCGTTTACCGCGGACTCGGCGATCGCTGCCGACGGTGCTCAACGAACGGTGAACAGCTGAAAACGATCGTTGACGAACGGGGCTCCGCGGAGCACGATCGGTCGCGGCGAGGGGCCGTACCCGCAGCACGGCCGTACCCGCGGCCCCGCCCGCCCCGATCGCCCCGGGCGCCCGGCCGCCCCGCCGTCCGTGTCCGCCCCGACGAACCCATGGAGATTCCCGGTATGCGCGTCCCAGTCGCACGGCGTGCCGGTCAGCTCACCGATTCCGACTTCTCCGAGGAGGACGTGGCCCGGTTCCACCGTCTGATGACAGAGCTGGTCGGTCTGTGCGGCGAGATCGGGGCACGCCGCACCTCGGACGGCGCGTGGGCCCCGGCCTCCTCCGGTCTTCTTGAGCAGTTCGGTGAGTCCACGCAGCTGATCGCGGAGATCTCCAGGAAGCTCAACAGGACGCGCGGCGGCATCCGCAGGATCCATGGCAGGGCGCGGGAGCGCGGGTGGCTCAGAAGCCACGGCAGAATCAGGTGAACGCCCGGCCGGGAAGCCCGGCCGGGCGTTCTGCGCGGTGTCGTGCCTGTGCGGTCCCGCGCCCGTACGGGCCCGAGACGTCCTGGGAGGCGTGGGGTCAGCCCGCGCGCCACAGGGCGGGGACGTTCGGGGGCTCCCAGCCGGCCATGGAGGTGTGCGCCTGAACGCAGGTGTAGCTGGTGCCGTTGTAGGTGACCCGGTCGCCCGCCGTGTAGGAGTGCCCGGCGGCCCAGGTGCCGCTCGGCGGGTCGGTCGGCGGCGGGTCGCTGGGGCCGCCGGGGGTTCCGTCGACGTTCAGGACGAAGTCGAAGGTGCCCTCCTTGCCGCTGCCAGCGCCGCGGACGTTCATCAGCAGCGCGGGGTCGTAGAGGGTGTCCGTGTTGTTGCGGGGCTCACCGGGGAAGTACAGCTGGGTGGTGAGCACGGGCTGGTTGGGGGCCTGCACCTTGACGTGGATGTGCCGCGTGCGGCCCGGGTAGAGCCCCGGCACGATGGTGGTCAGGGAGAAGGCGCCCTTGGCGTCCGAGAACTGGTGCCCGCGCAGCGTGAAGCCGGACATGTCGTAGTTCCCGGCGTCGTCCGCCTGCCAGAAGTCCAGCAGGACGCCGGATATCGGGACGCAGTTGCGGCCGAAGACATAGCCGCTGACCGTCAGCGGGGTGCCGTTGATGCCCGAGGTCACCAGATTGGTGCGCAGCGGCGAGTTCGGCTTGAAGTACGGGCCCTCGATCTGGTCGTGGGTCGGGCCGTCGCCGTCGTCGCAGTCGGGGGTGGCGGGCAGGGCGCGTCCCTGGCCCGCGGCGTCCCGGGCGAGGGCCACCGTGCCCGTGAGCAGCGGGATGGCGGCACCGGCGGCGACGGCCGCCTTCAGCAGGCTCTTGCGGCTGATCCCGCGGCCGGCCGCGGAGTCGGGGCTGGAGCCGGAGCCGGGGCCGTCCGGAGCGGTTGGTGTCATGGCGGGTTCCTCGGTCTCCTCGGTGGGGGAAGAAGGACGGGACGTGCATGACACGGAGCGCGCCCGCCGCGCGGGGCAGGCTGATGTCGGGCGGACGCGCTCCGGTGGTGATCGCGGACGACTGTAATCGCGCTGGTGACGGGCGTGCAGATACCGTCCGGCCCCCTGCACGGCGTTATGTACGACGTTCTGTACGAGGTCATGTACGAGATGGCGTACGG
The sequence above is drawn from the Streptomyces sp. SAT1 genome and encodes:
- a CDS encoding carbohydrate-binding protein codes for the protein MTPTAPDGPGSGSSPDSAAGRGISRKSLLKAAVAAGAAIPLLTGTVALARDAAGQGRALPATPDCDDGDGPTHDQIEGPYFKPNSPLRTNLVTSGINGTPLTVSGYVFGRNCVPISGVLLDFWQADDAGNYDMSGFTLRGHQFSDAKGAFSLTTIVPGLYPGRTRHIHVKVQAPNQPVLTTQLYFPGEPRNNTDTLYDPALLMNVRGAGSGKEGTFDFVLNVDGTPGGPSDPPPTDPPSGTWAAGHSYTAGDRVTYNGTSYTCVQAHTSMAGWEPPNVPALWRAG